The following nucleotide sequence is from Acidiferrobacteraceae bacterium.
ATGGACGAAGCGCCGAATGAGATGGAAGAGCTGGCGCAGAAGATCGAAAAGGCGGGAATGCCGAAAGAGGCCCGTGAAAAGGTCGAGGCCGAACTGAACAAACTGAAGATGATGTCGCCGATGTCCGCCGAGGCAACGGTGGTGCGCAACTATATTGACTGGTTGGTGAATGTGCCGTGGAAGAAGCGCACGCGCATCAACAAGGACCTCGCCCAGGCCGAGAAGGTGCTCGATCGCGATCACTACGGGCTGGAGAAGGTCAAGGAACGTATTCTCGAATACCTGGCCGTGCAGCAACGGGTGAAGAAACTCAAGGGCCCCATCCTTTGTCTCGTGGGACCTCCGGGCGTGGGCAAGACCTCACTTGGCCGGTCCATCGCCCATGCCACGGGCCGCAAGTTCGCGCGCATGTCGCTGGGCGGCATGCGGGACGAGGCCGAGATCCGCGGTCATCGCCGCACCTACATCGGCTCCATGCCCGGCAAGATCGTGCAGAACATGGCCAAGGTGAACGTGCGCAATCCGTTGTTCATGCTCGATGAGGTGGACAAGATGGCCATGGACTTCCGTGGTGATCCGTCCTCGGCCCTGCTCGAAGTGCTGGATCCGGAGCAGAACAACGCGTTCAGCGATCACTACCTTGAGGTGGACTACGACCTGTCCGATGTGATGTTCGTGGCGACGGCCAATACTTTGAACATCCCGGCTCCGCTGCTGGATCGTATGGAAGTGATTCGTCTGTCCGGTTACACGGAGGACGAGAAGCTCAACATCGCCAAGCGCTACCTGGTACCCAAGCAGCGCAAGGCCAACGGCCTCAAGCAGAATGAGTTGAATGTCACTGACTCGGCGCTGCGTGACGTGATCCGCTACTACACGCGCGAGGCGGGTGTGCGCAGCCTGGAGCGAGAGGTCGCCAAGATCTGCCGCAAGGTGACGCGCGAACTCGTACTGGGCAAGCGCAAGGCCGCGTCGATCACGGTGTCGGCCAAGAACCTGGAGAAGTATCTCGGTGTTCGCCGCTACCGCTACGGAGTGGCAGAACAGAAGAACCAGGTGGGCCAGGTTACGGGCCTTGCCTGGACCGAGGTTGGCGGTGAACTGCTGACCATCGAGGCAGTGATCGTTCCCGGCAAGGGCAAGCTGACCATCACCGGTAAACTGGGCGATGTCATGCAGGAATCGATTCAGGCCGCCATGAGCGTGGTGCGTAGTCGCGCGCGCGCCCTGGGGATCGCGCCTGGCTTTT
It contains:
- the lon gene encoding endopeptidase La; translation: MSQEEKALQTVGGADKTLPVLPLRDVVVFPHMVIPLFVGRRKSIRALEEAMESGKEIMLVAQKSASDDDPTPDDIHTIGTLATILQLLRLPDGTVKVLVEGATRAMVKKYIDTEEFFLADVGVVESTPVDERESEAMMRSVLSEFDQYVKLNMKIPPEILTSLTGVDEPGRLADTIAAHLSLKLEDKQELLETADVRERLERILGIMETEIDLLQVEKRIRGRVKRQMEKSQREYYLNEQMKAIQKELGEMDEAPNEMEELAQKIEKAGMPKEAREKVEAELNKLKMMSPMSAEATVVRNYIDWLVNVPWKKRTRINKDLAQAEKVLDRDHYGLEKVKERILEYLAVQQRVKKLKGPILCLVGPPGVGKTSLGRSIAHATGRKFARMSLGGMRDEAEIRGHRRTYIGSMPGKIVQNMAKVNVRNPLFMLDEVDKMAMDFRGDPSSALLEVLDPEQNNAFSDHYLEVDYDLSDVMFVATANTLNIPAPLLDRMEVIRLSGYTEDEKLNIAKRYLVPKQRKANGLKQNELNVTDSALRDVIRYYTREAGVRSLEREVAKICRKVTRELVLGKRKAASITVSAKNLEKYLGVRRYRYGVAEQKNQVGQVTGLAWTEVGGELLTIEAVIVPGKGKLTITGKLGDVMQESIQAAMSVVRSRARALGIAPGFYQDRDIHVHVPEGATPKDGPSAGVGMCTAMVSALTSIPVRADVAMTGEITLRGEVLPIGGLKEKLLAAHRGGIKIVLIPEENQKDLQDIPKNVRDELDIRPVRWIDQVLETAQETAPQPLKDEEAGAPPEPAKAREEGSEEANPVTTHH